The proteins below come from a single Edaphobacter acidisoli genomic window:
- the atpA gene encoding F0F1 ATP synthase subunit alpha yields the protein MAQIKADEITALLREEIENYEQRIQVDEVGTVISLGDGIARVHGLDKVMAGELIEFPHGVAGLAMNLEEEQVGAVLLGDYTEIREGDQVKRTGRIMSVPVGEALIGRVVNALGQPIDDKGPINTDTYLPVERLAPGVIDRQSVREPMATGIKAIDTMIPIGRGQRELLIGDRQTGKTAIALDTIINSAKNNLICIYCAVGQKRSSVAQVVQTLEEHGALAYTIVVAATASEPAPMQYLAPFAATAMGEYFRDNGKHALVIYDDLSKHAASYREISLLLRRPPGREAYPGDVFYLHSRLLERSSKLSDNLGGGSLTALPIIETQAGDVSAYIPTNVISITDGQIFLETDLFNSGVRPAVNVGLSVSRVGFSAAIKATKQVGSTLKLDLAQYRELAAFAQFGSDLDPVTQRQLNRGKRLTELLKQPQFQPLTAEKQVAIIFAGTQGLLDDVEVSDLRAFEDGFYPYLESAAPTVLTDIATKKALDDDIKARLTTAIKDYKAGFLAERKDKKEAAAK from the coding sequence ATGGCACAGATCAAGGCAGATGAGATAACAGCGCTGCTACGCGAAGAGATTGAGAACTACGAGCAGCGGATTCAGGTGGATGAAGTCGGCACAGTCATCTCGCTTGGCGACGGCATCGCACGCGTGCACGGTTTGGACAAGGTCATGGCCGGCGAACTCATCGAGTTTCCTCACGGCGTCGCCGGACTTGCAATGAACCTTGAAGAAGAGCAGGTTGGCGCCGTGCTCCTCGGTGACTACACCGAGATCCGCGAGGGCGACCAGGTAAAGCGTACGGGCCGCATCATGTCTGTCCCTGTCGGCGAAGCCCTGATTGGCCGCGTGGTCAACGCGCTCGGTCAGCCCATCGACGACAAGGGTCCGATCAATACGGACACCTACCTGCCAGTTGAGCGACTCGCTCCCGGCGTCATTGACCGTCAGTCGGTACGTGAGCCGATGGCGACCGGCATCAAGGCCATCGACACAATGATTCCAATCGGCCGAGGTCAGCGCGAGTTGCTCATCGGAGATCGTCAAACCGGCAAGACCGCAATTGCGCTCGACACTATCATCAACTCGGCCAAAAACAACCTGATCTGCATCTACTGCGCCGTCGGCCAGAAGCGGTCATCGGTTGCACAAGTCGTTCAGACCCTTGAAGAGCACGGCGCACTGGCTTATACCATCGTCGTCGCCGCGACGGCCTCCGAGCCCGCGCCAATGCAGTACCTCGCACCCTTTGCCGCAACGGCAATGGGCGAGTATTTCCGCGACAACGGCAAGCACGCGCTCGTGATCTACGACGATCTGTCGAAGCACGCAGCCAGCTACCGCGAGATCTCGCTGCTGCTCCGCCGTCCCCCAGGACGCGAGGCTTATCCAGGCGACGTTTTCTATCTGCACTCGCGCCTGCTGGAACGCTCCTCAAAACTCTCCGATAATCTCGGCGGCGGTTCTCTGACTGCACTCCCGATCATCGAGACCCAGGCGGGCGACGTCTCGGCATACATTCCGACGAATGTGATCTCGATCACAGACGGCCAGATATTCCTCGAAACTGACCTGTTCAACTCAGGCGTACGTCCGGCTGTAAACGTCGGCCTCTCAGTGTCTCGCGTCGGTTTCTCCGCTGCAATCAAGGCGACCAAACAGGTCGGCTCGACCCTGAAGCTCGACCTTGCACAATATCGCGAGTTGGCTGCATTCGCGCAGTTCGGTTCAGACCTCGACCCAGTAACACAGCGGCAGTTGAATCGCGGCAAGCGCCTCACTGAGTTGCTCAAGCAGCCACAGTTCCAGCCGCTGACAGCCGAAAAGCAAGTGGCAATCATCTTCGCCGGTACGCAAGGTCTCCTCGATGATGTTGAAGTTTCAGATCTCCGCGCTTTCGAGGATGGCTTCTATCCCTATCTCGAATCGGCTGCGCCCACTGTGCTCACGGACATCGCTACAAAGAAAGCCCTGGACGACGACATCAAGGCCCGTCTGACGACTGCGATCAAGGACTACAAGGCTGGCTTCCTGGCTGAGCGCAAGGACAAGAAAGAGGCGGCTGCAAAGTAA
- a CDS encoding F0F1 ATP synthase subunit gamma, whose translation MANVLDLRRRIRSVKNTRQITKAMKMVSAAKLRRAQERAMQARPYAQMLTSVLESLVRRTDLFNDATGDVMHPLLVEREEKNVLVVVIAGDKGFAGAFNSNIVKAAQGFIDERRKLGQSIDIEPIGRKARETFRKRYPAAVYERKEEHYDNDLATHIEHIRHRAEPIEVTGDHPGLLQKIEFDEVAEVSRSIVERYTDSEIDAVYLVYNEFKSVISQRVVVEKLLPIRKLGSHEITAAEEMTEEQKEAAARAAQTSGVSVTAPEESALDAEARKFGTAEVDYIFGAQPERLFRHLMPRYVTTQIFHALLESVAAEHAARMTAMDSATNNAGEMIDALSLTMNRVRQAAITKEIIEIVSGAAAL comes from the coding sequence ATGGCAAACGTACTCGATCTACGGCGACGCATCCGCAGCGTGAAAAACACGCGGCAGATCACGAAGGCCATGAAGATGGTATCGGCGGCCAAGCTGCGCCGCGCTCAGGAGCGCGCCATGCAGGCGCGTCCATACGCGCAGATGCTGACCAGTGTACTTGAGTCACTTGTGCGCCGGACTGATCTCTTCAACGATGCTACCGGCGACGTGATGCATCCTCTACTGGTCGAACGAGAAGAGAAGAACGTGCTCGTCGTAGTGATCGCTGGCGATAAAGGCTTTGCAGGCGCGTTCAACTCAAACATCGTGAAGGCGGCTCAGGGTTTCATAGATGAACGGCGAAAACTTGGCCAGAGCATCGACATCGAACCCATTGGGCGCAAGGCGCGCGAAACCTTCCGCAAGCGCTATCCTGCTGCCGTCTACGAGCGCAAGGAAGAGCACTACGACAACGATCTGGCAACGCACATTGAGCACATTCGCCACCGCGCTGAACCGATTGAAGTGACAGGCGACCACCCAGGACTGCTCCAGAAGATCGAGTTCGACGAGGTCGCTGAGGTCAGCCGCTCTATTGTTGAGCGCTACACAGACTCGGAGATCGACGCTGTTTACTTGGTCTATAACGAATTCAAATCCGTCATATCGCAGCGCGTCGTAGTCGAAAAGCTACTTCCCATCCGCAAGCTCGGCTCGCATGAAATTACTGCAGCCGAAGAAATGACTGAGGAGCAGAAAGAAGCTGCAGCCCGTGCGGCGCAGACCTCTGGCGTAAGCGTCACGGCGCCAGAAGAGTCCGCACTCGATGCCGAAGCACGAAAGTTCGGCACGGCTGAGGTTGACTACATCTTCGGCGCGCAACCGGAGCGGCTGTTCCGTCACCTGATGCCGCGCTACGTTACGACGCAGATCTTCCATGCGCTGCTGGAGAGCGTGGCCGCAGAGCACGCAGCGCGTATGACAGCAATGGATTCGGCCACGAACAATGCTGGAGAAATGATCGACGCGCTCTCGCTCACGATGAACCGTGTGAGACAGGCTGCGATTACGAAGGAAATTATCGAAATTGTGAGCGGCGCAGCCGCACTGTAA
- the atpD gene encoding F0F1 ATP synthase subunit beta, whose translation MAENIGKVISISGPAVDVQFEEAKMPPIYQALRIVSDGFDTPEPMDVVVEVQQHLGEGRVRCIAMVATEGLVRGMKAIDTGAGISVPVGRETLGRVLNVLGNPVDELGPVEAKVRMPIHRQAPAFDEQSTSEEMFETGIKVIDLIQPFLKGGKIGLFGGAGVGKTVVIQELINNVASKHGGFSVFAGVGERTREGNDLWHEFQESGVIDPHDYKKSKAALIYGQMTEPPGARLRVALTGLTVAEYFRDEEGADTLLFIDNIFRFTQAGSEVSTLLGRMPSAVGYQPNLATEMGELQERITSTKKGSITSVQAVYVPADDLTDPAPATTFAHLDATTVLSRPLSELGIYPAVDPLASTSRILTPRVVGQEHYDVAQGVKKILQRYKDLQDIIAILGIDELSEEDKVTVARARKVQRFLSQPFHVAEIFTGIKGAYVKVEDTVRSFKEIIEGKHDDIPEQAFYLKGGIEDVLAAAEKMKQTV comes from the coding sequence ATGGCAGAGAACATTGGAAAAGTAATTTCGATCAGCGGGCCGGCCGTTGACGTGCAATTTGAAGAGGCGAAGATGCCTCCGATTTACCAGGCGCTGCGAATCGTCAGCGACGGCTTCGATACGCCAGAGCCTATGGACGTGGTCGTCGAAGTGCAGCAACACCTGGGCGAGGGCCGCGTGCGCTGCATCGCAATGGTCGCCACCGAAGGTCTTGTACGGGGCATGAAGGCCATTGATACCGGAGCAGGTATCTCAGTCCCTGTGGGCCGCGAGACGCTGGGCCGTGTGCTCAACGTGCTCGGCAATCCGGTCGACGAGCTCGGCCCGGTGGAAGCCAAAGTGCGGATGCCTATTCACCGCCAGGCTCCCGCGTTCGACGAGCAGTCCACCTCCGAAGAGATGTTCGAGACGGGCATCAAGGTCATCGACCTGATCCAGCCCTTTTTGAAAGGCGGAAAAATCGGTCTGTTCGGCGGAGCAGGCGTCGGCAAGACCGTCGTCATTCAGGAGCTGATCAACAACGTTGCCTCGAAGCACGGCGGCTTCTCGGTGTTCGCCGGCGTCGGCGAGCGTACTCGCGAGGGCAACGACCTGTGGCACGAGTTCCAGGAGTCGGGCGTCATCGATCCGCACGACTATAAGAAATCGAAGGCCGCGCTGATCTACGGTCAGATGACCGAGCCGCCAGGAGCGCGCCTGCGCGTGGCCCTGACCGGCCTGACCGTCGCTGAGTACTTCCGCGACGAGGAAGGCGCCGACACGCTGCTGTTCATCGACAACATCTTCCGCTTCACGCAGGCGGGTTCCGAGGTCTCGACGCTGCTCGGGCGTATGCCTTCGGCTGTCGGCTACCAGCCGAACCTGGCAACCGAGATGGGTGAGTTGCAGGAGCGCATCACCTCGACCAAGAAGGGCTCGATCACCTCGGTACAGGCCGTGTACGTTCCGGCCGACGACCTGACAGACCCAGCGCCGGCGACGACCTTCGCTCACCTGGACGCAACGACTGTGCTCTCGCGTCCGCTGTCGGAGCTCGGAATCTACCCGGCGGTCGATCCTCTGGCTTCAACCTCACGCATCCTGACTCCGCGCGTCGTTGGGCAGGAGCATTACGATGTCGCGCAGGGAGTGAAGAAGATCTTGCAGCGGTACAAGGACCTGCAGGACATCATCGCGATCCTCGGTATCGACGAGCTCTCGGAAGAGGACAAGGTGACCGTGGCGCGTGCCCGTAAGGTGCAGCGGTTCCTCTCGCAGCCGTTCCACGTGGCTGAGATCTTCACCGGAATCAAGGGGGCTTACGTGAAGGTAGAGGACACCGTGCGGAGCTTCAAGGAGATCATCGAGGGTAAGCACGACGACATCCCTGAGCAGGCCTTCTACCTGAAGGGCGGCATCGAGGACGTGCTGGCCGCGGCAGAGAAGATGAAGCAGACGGTGTGA
- the atpC gene encoding ATP synthase F1 subunit epsilon: protein MAETATGSEVLAVRLVTPDRVLLDATATAVELPAMSGYIEALYGHAPLLAELGAGEVRLHGGTSGDQKFFVAWGFVEVLPERVTILAETALHPEEIDLGEAQGELQEGERLWREAGDDGDKYDEANAVTRQAEEKIASATGKST, encoded by the coding sequence ATGGCAGAGACGGCGACAGGCTCGGAGGTGTTGGCGGTGCGGCTGGTGACGCCGGACCGGGTGCTGCTGGATGCGACGGCGACGGCGGTGGAGTTGCCGGCGATGTCGGGGTACATCGAGGCGCTCTACGGGCACGCGCCCCTGCTCGCGGAACTCGGCGCGGGTGAGGTGCGGCTGCACGGCGGGACCTCGGGCGACCAGAAGTTCTTCGTTGCGTGGGGGTTCGTCGAGGTGCTGCCAGAGCGGGTGACGATCCTGGCGGAGACGGCCCTCCATCCGGAGGAGATCGACCTCGGGGAGGCGCAGGGGGAGTTGCAGGAGGGCGAGCGGCTCTGGCGGGAGGCTGGGGACGACGGGGACAAGTACGACGAGGCGAACGCGGTGACGCGGCAGGCGGAGGAGAAGATCGCCTCGGCTACGGGGAAGAGTACGTAG
- a CDS encoding VOC family protein: MDNVGIVVDNLEETIDFFRELGLDLEGRTTIEGEWAGRVTGLAGQRVEIAMMRTPDGHSRLELSRFLTPPIVADHRNAPVNALGYLRVMFAVDDIDETLGRLCKRGAQLVGEVVRYQDSYRLCYIRGPEGLLIGLAQELN, encoded by the coding sequence ATGGATAACGTAGGAATCGTCGTCGATAACCTCGAAGAGACGATTGATTTCTTCCGCGAGCTCGGCCTTGATCTCGAAGGCCGAACCACAATCGAAGGAGAATGGGCAGGCCGTGTCACCGGACTTGCCGGCCAGCGCGTCGAGATCGCAATGATGCGCACACCCGACGGCCACAGCCGCCTCGAACTCTCCCGCTTCCTCACCCCGCCTATCGTCGCGGACCACCGCAACGCCCCAGTAAATGCCCTGGGCTACCTCCGCGTCATGTTCGCCGTGGACGACATCGACGAGACGCTTGGCAGGCTGTGCAAGCGCGGCGCACAGCTCGTAGGCGAAGTCGTCCGGTATCAGGACTCCTATCGGCTTTGCTACATCCGCGGACCCGAAGGGCTTCTCATCGGACTCGCCCAGGAACTCAACTGA
- a CDS encoding 3-keto-disaccharide hydrolase: protein MNRALSLIALLAVASITGAQSLAQAPGATKPKPEATEFYQPVPPVVTPAATVGNPPSDAIILFDGTDTHQWVAAKDGTTPADWEVHDGVMTVKKGGVGNIETRQKFKDYQLHLEWKIPASIEGKGQARGNSGVFLASTGPGDAGYELQILDSYNNETYTNGMLGSLYKQSTPLANAARKPGEWSSYDIIWTAPRFNPDGTLKTPAYATVFENGVLVDDHFQLKGQTLYIGQPFYKAYDTAPIKLQAHGDKSEPISFRNIWVREVNHWNAEPHN from the coding sequence ATGAATCGGGCACTGTCTCTCATAGCGCTTCTGGCAGTTGCATCCATCACGGGCGCACAGTCCCTCGCTCAAGCTCCCGGAGCCACCAAACCGAAGCCCGAAGCCACCGAGTTCTACCAACCAGTCCCTCCCGTAGTCACTCCAGCAGCAACCGTCGGCAACCCACCCTCCGACGCAATCATCCTCTTCGACGGCACAGACACGCATCAATGGGTCGCCGCCAAAGACGGCACGACTCCCGCCGACTGGGAGGTCCACGACGGCGTCATGACCGTAAAGAAGGGCGGCGTCGGCAACATCGAGACCCGACAGAAATTCAAGGACTACCAGCTTCATCTGGAGTGGAAGATTCCCGCCAGCATCGAAGGCAAAGGCCAGGCCCGCGGCAACAGCGGCGTCTTCCTCGCCTCCACCGGCCCCGGCGACGCAGGATACGAGCTACAGATCCTGGACAGCTACAACAACGAGACCTACACCAACGGCATGTTAGGCAGCCTCTACAAGCAGTCCACCCCGCTGGCCAACGCCGCCCGCAAGCCCGGCGAGTGGTCGAGCTACGACATCATCTGGACCGCGCCCCGCTTCAACCCCGACGGCACCCTGAAGACTCCCGCCTACGCCACCGTCTTCGAAAACGGCGTATTGGTCGACGACCACTTCCAACTCAAAGGCCAGACACTCTACATCGGCCAACCGTTCTACAAAGCCTACGACACCGCGCCCATCAAACTACAAGCCCACGGCGACAAGAGCGAACCCATCAGCTTCCGCAACATCTGGGTCCGCGAAGTAAACCACTGGAACGCCGAACCCCACAACTGA